The Triticum aestivum cultivar Chinese Spring chromosome 7B, IWGSC CS RefSeq v2.1, whole genome shotgun sequence genome window below encodes:
- the LOC123160675 gene encoding putative disease resistance protein RGA3, with the protein MESAIGAATGLVGSVVNLLSNELVGAYVASTELGLNSVEIKKDLLHAQALLQEAQPRGAKDNHGLKGLLQELTVKADEAEDALDELHYFIIQDQLDGTRYAVPDLGHDLRGHARHGRHAIRHVVGNCLACFSCSSTMKDDDSGGAAAVPINPLNATKTDSAGQDGPVDKLKFDRVAMSKKIKSVMEELHSLCEPVSNLLGITPHQGSTETAVNLNRPPTGSISAQHTLYGRADIFEGTKDDITSGRFYTETLSVLPVVGPGGIGKTTFAQHLYNNKRIQEHFAIRVWVCVSTDFDVLKLSQQILSCIQGSNSPNQTTSLDQLQISIAEKIMSKRFLIVFDDIWKCNNQGWEDLLAPLRKGETKGNMVLVTTRFPSIAEMVKTAPSIPLKGLESDEFFTFFEAFIFDEKKPEYQGDLAIIARAIAKKLKGSPLAGKTVGRLLRKEISRKHWMEVLENNKWQNQENDDGIMTSLRISYDYLPSHLKRCFQYFALFPEDYKFKNLESTYFWIAIGIIEKDEDYMEQLVENGFVVKENVHWSSQQYYVLHDLLHELSRSVSSQECLNIYDSKRFKADAVPKSIRHLSITIEDNYDVTFTEEMIKLKSKVDIANLRALMIFRRYGETIDEILNDTFKDVEGLRVLFIVVKSPNLFPCDFSKLIHLRYLKVGTWDEVTLPSTLSRLYHLKLLDLSGWHGSYELPRDTSRLISLCHFIAGKKFHCNIAEVGKMKCLKQLKEFHVMKESVGYELCELGQLTDLGGELCRRNLEKVTTKDEAMEAKLESKGDLEGLGLVWGSSDAVDGTTKLVDVLDALQPHPNLAALGIIGHGGTSGPSWLCGDINFELLEYLHLEGVSWVTLPPFEYLPQLTSLTLSNIHEVSEIRHVFGGATNKSFLQLKLIVLDSLPELIEWVGVPNDSFARLETIYCRSCPNLRTLPFLREYSAGCYNHLSKLEIFDCPKLSLPPMPHSSTMIVCDVRHSSAELTYYAGNKMYINGYNGEVDLHNLRKVEKMSITDVSHISMTELTNLKSLRRLDVRRCSFTCHGLQDLSCLQYLTVYNSINFFPWHTEAAHTIKLFPASLETLEIEGESGMQSMAPLSNLKSLRRLDVRRCSIRCHGLQDLACLQSLTVKECGNFFLRPIEAAYTIINPLPSSLEELEIDGESSMESMALLSNLTCLTDLVLVNSENLTVDGFNPLITVNLNSLKIYNRGNCLSRSVSADLFSKLVVARTNLILPAGSFQLRELTVDCISAVLVAPICSHLAATIKTLEFWYDQRAESFTEEEDRALQLLKCLRFISFMDCPNLLCLPQGLHSLPSLKTLFVQDCPKIRSLDKGDFPTSLECLLVQGCSPGLQEQAKQLKGTKPAFNVILELE; encoded by the coding sequence ATGGAATCGGCAATTGGCGCGGCAACCGGGCTCGTCGGCAGCGTGGTGAATCTGCTGTCCAACGAGCTCGTGGGGGCGTACGTCGCCAGCACCGAACTCGGCCTCAACTCCGTCGAGATCAAGAAAGATCTCCTGCACGCGCAGGCGCTGCTGCAAGAGGCCCAGCCGAGGGGCGCCAAGGACAACCACGGCCTGAAGGGGCTGCTGCAGGAGCTCACCGTCAAGGCCGACGAGGCTGAGGATGCGCTGGATGAGCTCCACTACTTCATCATTCAGGACCAGCTTGACGGCACCCGCTACGCGGTGCCGGACCTGGGCCATGACCTTCGCGGTCATGCTCGCCACGGTCGCCATGCTATTCGCCATGTCGTCGGTAACTGCCTTGCATGCTTTTCTTGTTCGTCGACTATGAAAGATGATGATAGTGGTGGTGCTGCTGCTGTTCCTATTAACCCACTCAATGCAACCAAGACTGATAGTGCTGGTCAAGATGGTCCAGTTGATAAGCTGAAATTCGATAGAGTGGCCATGTCCAAGAAAATTAAGTCAGTGATGGAGGAACTACACTCCCTGTGTGAGCCCGTATCCAATTTGCTCGGCATAACTCCACACCAGGGTAGCACTGAAACTGCTGTCAACCTAAATCGTCCTCCAACGGGATCAATCAGTGCGCAGCATACATTGTATGGCAGGGCAGACATTTTCGAGGGAACCAAAGATGATATAACCAGTGGCAGATTCTATACGGAAACCCTTTCAGTTCTTCCTGTAGTTGGTCCAGGTGGTATTGGAAAGACAACTTTCGCCCAACACCTGTATAATAATAAAAGGATACAAGAGCACTTTGCTATTAGGGTCTGGGTATGTGTATCGACTGATTTTGATGTGCTTAAGCTCAGCCAACAGATCCTTAGCTGCATTCAAGGAAGCAACTCCCCAAATCAAACAACAAGTTTAGACCAGCTCCAAATATCCATCGCAGAGAAAATCATGTCGAAAAGGTTTCTAATTGTGTTTGATGATATATGGAAATGCAATAATCAGGGCTGGGAAGACCTGCTAGCTCCTTTGAGGAAAGGGGAAACCAAGGGTAACATGGTTCTCGTCACAACTCGATTTCCATCCATAGCTGAAATGGTGAAAACAGCACCTTCAATACCACTGAAAGGCCTCGAGTCTGATGAATTCTTCACATTCTTCGAAGCATTCATATTTGATGAAAAAAAACCTGAGTACCAAGGTGACCTAGCAATTATTGCACGGGCCATTGCTAAGAAATTGAAGGGTTCACCTCTAGCAGGCAAAACCGTTGGTCGATTATTGAGGAAGGAGATTTCTCGGAAACACTGGATGGAAGTTCTCGAAAACAACAAATGGCAAAACCAAGAAAATGATGATGGCATTATGACATCTCTCAGGATTAGCTATGATTACCTTCCTTCTCATCTGAAAAGATGTTTCCAATATTTTGCCTTATTCCCTGAAGATTACAAGTTTAAGAATTTAGAGAGTACATATTTCTGGATTGCAATAGGAATCATAGAAAAAGATGAGGATTACATGGAACAACTAGTGGAAAATGGTTTTGTTGTGAAGGAGAATGTTCATTGGTCAAGCCAACAGTACTATGTACTGCATGATTTACTACATGAACTGTCCCGAAGTGTTTCCTCACAAGAATGCCTCAATATATATGATAGTAAAAGGTTTAAAGCTGATGCCGTTCCAAAATCTATTCGTCATTTGTCCATTACCATTGAAGACAACTATGATGTGACTTTTACTGAAGAAATGATTAAGTTGAAGAGCAAGGTAGACATTGCAAATTTGAGGGCTTTGATGATTTTTAGAAGATATGGAGAAACAATTGATGAGATTTTAAATGATACTTTCAAGGATGTAGAGGGTCTTCGTGTCCTATTTATAGTTGTGAAGTCCCCAAATTTGTTCCCATGTGATTTCTCAAAACTTATCCACCTCCGATACCTAAAAGTTGGAACATGGGACGAAGTGACTTTGCCTAGCACACTGTCCAGACTTTATCACCTAAAACTATTGGACCTGAGTGGTTGGCATGGTAGTTATGAATTGCCTAGAGACACTAGCCGCCTTATCAGTTTATGCCATTTTATTGCTGGAAAAAAATTCCATTGCAATATTGCTGAGGTTGGAAAGATGAAGTGTTTAAAGCAGCTTAAAGAATTCCATGTCATGAAAGAGAGTGTTGGATATGAACTGTGTGAGTTGGGGCAGTTAACAGATCTTGGAGGAGAACTATGTAGACGTAATCTTGAAAAGGTGACAACCAAGGATGAGGCTATGGAAGCCAAACTTGAGTCAAAAGGTGATTTGGAagggttggggttggtttggggatcATCTGATGCCGTTGATGGTACAACAAAATTAGTTGATGTTCTTGATGCTCTTCAGCCACACCCTAACCTTGCAGCACTTGGCATCATAGGTCATGGTGGTACAAGTGGTCCTAGTTGGTTGTGTGGTGACATTAACTTTGAGTTGTTGGAGTATCTTCATCTAGAGGGAGTATCTTGGGTCACTCTTCCTCCTTTTGAGTACTTGCCGCAGCTCACATCACTCACATTGAGCAACATTCATGAAGTTAGTGAGATCCGCCATGTCTTTGGTGGCGCTACAAACAAAAGTTTTTTGCAGTTGAAGCTGATTGTCCTTGATTCATTGCCTGAACTTATTGAGTGGGTTGGGGTGCCTAATGATTCGTTTGCAAGGCTTGAAACTATTTATTGCAGGTCATGCCCCAATCTCCGTACACTACCCTTCCTGCGCGAGTACTCTGCTGGCTGTTATAACCATCTATCGAAACTCGAAATTTTTGATTGCCCAAAGTTGTCTCTCCCACCCATGCCTCACAGCTCCACAATGATAGTTTGTGATGTGAGACATAGTTCCGCAGAGCTGACTTATTATGCAGGGAACAAGATGTATATTAATGGGTATAATGGTGAGGTGGACTTGCATAACCTGCGAAAAGTAGAGAAAATGAGTATAACAGATGTATCACACATTTCAATGACAGAGCTGACCAATCTGAAATCCCTAAGAAGACTAGATGTCAGAAGATGCAGCTTCACGTGCCATGGACTCCAGGACCTCTCGTGCCTCCAATATCTTACAGTATACAACAGCATCAACTTCTTTCCATGGCATACCGAAGCAGCTCACACCATCAAGCTTTTCCCTGCTTCCCTGGAGACACTTGAGATTGAAGGAGAGTCAGGCATGCAGTCAATGGCACCGCTCAGCAATCTGAAATCCCTAAGAAGACTAGATGTCAGAAGATGCAGCATCAGGTGCCATGGACTGCAGGACCTCGCGTGCCTCCAATCACTTACAGTAAAAGAATGTGGCAACTTCTTTCTGCGGCCCATCGAAGCAGCTTACACCATCATCAATCCTTTGCCTTCTTCCCTCGAGGAACTTGAGATTGATGGAGAGTCAAGCATGGAGTCAATGGCTCTGCTCTCGAACCTCACTTGTCTCACCGATCTTGTACTGGTGAACTCTGAGAATTTAACAGTGGATGGTTTTAATCCTCTTATCACAGTCAACCTCAACAGTTTGAAGATCTACAACAGAGGAAATTGTCTTAGCCGTTCTGTATCAGCGGATTTGTTCTCAAAATTGGTGGTAGCAAGGACTAACCTAATATTGCCTGCAGGCTCCTTCCAGCTGCGAGAACTTACAGTGGATTGCATCTCAGCAGTGCTTGTTGCTCCCATCTGTAGCCACCTCGCCGCTACCATCAAGACTTTAGAATTCTGGTATGATCAGCGGGCAGAAAGCTTCACAGAAGAGGAAGACAGGGCTCTTCAGCTCCTCAAATGCCTCCGTTTCATCAGTTTTATGGATTGCCCGAATCTGCTGTGCCTTCCTCAAGGCCTACACAGCCTTCCTTCTCTTAAGACACTATTTGTCCAAGATTGTCCTAAAATCCGATCTCTGGACAAGGGGGACTTTCCCACTTCACTGGAGTGTCTATTAGTGCAGGGTTGCAGTCCCGGGCTACAAGAGCAAGCCAAGCAATTAAAAGGAACAAAACCAGCTTTTAATGTGATACTTGAACTTGAGTAG